In Humulus lupulus chromosome 7, drHumLupu1.1, whole genome shotgun sequence, the following are encoded in one genomic region:
- the LOC133792612 gene encoding uncharacterized protein LOC133792612 yields MRVKTLVDKHSCGIVLDNKKLTSTWLAKHFLEQFRLNPSMEYNAFREITAKTKYSRVFSWTFYRAKTKARKMLDGSIKEQYAILDNYCKRLLDTNHGSTVKFETDLVNGRRQFQRIYVCLKACRDGWLGGCRPLIGLDGCFLKDYCRGTLLAAIGIDGNNSMFPIAYCVAEKENTEVWTWFLELLKADIGSLSPTKVTMMSDRQKGLENAVGAIFSGCEVRYCVRHLHANFKKEYPGLLLKQLLWAAANTTTQAEFARAMQEVKDVSDGAYNWLAGKNPTEWSKSHISEYPKCDILVNNLCESFNAAILDARDKPIITLLEKIRFWLMSRFYNKKTELEKMTQPVGKRILKIIEKQKEVAKHCLVTRSDKFQFQVQCSNGSALVVDLEFKTCTCRRFQLSGLPCGHALATIWFMGGNVFDYVHEFYKKESLQKAYEQSVHPMPSPDMWPQTGLNPIDPPPETKLPGRPKKARRRETDEPPPALKKARRTGQVKTWSNCLKTGHRRETCKSAKVVENRVVKK; encoded by the exons ATGAGGGTCAAAACACTTGTTGACAAGCATAGTTGTGGCATTGTTTTGGACAATAAAAAGCTGACCTCAACTTGGCTTGCAAAGCACTTTTTGGAGCAATTTAGGCTAAATCCGAGTATGGAATACAATGCATTTAGGGAGATAACTGCAAAGACCAAGTACTCACGTGTGTTTAGCTGGACATTTTACAGGGCCAAGACAAAAGCAAGGAAGATGTTGGATGGGTCTATCAAGGAACAATACGCCATTCTTGATAACTACTGTAAAAGGTTGTTGGATACCAATCATGGCTCTACTGTGAAGTTTGAAACTGATTTGGTTAATGGGAGAAGGCAATTTCAGCGTATTTATGTTTGTCTTAAGGCATGTAGAGATGGCTGGTTGGGGGGTTGTAGACCTCTAATTGGTCTTGATGGCTGCTTTTTAAAAGATTATTGTAGGGGCACTTTATTGGCTGCAATAGGCATTGACGGTAATAACTCCATGTTTCCCATTGCCTACTGTGTTGCTGAAAAGGAAAACACTGAGGTTTGGACTTGGTTCTTGGAGCTATTGAAGGCTGATATTGGGAGTTTGAGTCCTACCAAGGTGACAATGATGAGTGATCGTCAAAAAGGATTAGAAAATGCAGTGGGAGCCATCTTTAGTGGGTGTGAGGTGAGGTATTGTGTTAGACATCTTCATGCTAACTTTAAAAAGGAATATCCTGGACTTTTACTTAAGCAACTTTTGTGGGCAGCAGCTAATACAACAACACAAGCTGAGTTTGCTCGAGCAATGCAAGAAGTCAAGGATGTCTCGGATGGTGCTTACAATTGGCTGGCAGGGAAGAACCCCACAGAATGGAGTAAGTCACATATTTCAGAGTACCCAAAATGTGACATTTTGGTGAATAATTTGTGTGAGAGTTTCAATGCAGCCATACTTGATGCTCGCGATAAGCCAATTATAACTTTACTAGAGAAAATTAGATTTTGGTTGATGTCTCGGTTTTATAACAAAAAAACTGAGTTGGAGAAGATGACTCAACCTGTGGGGAAGAGAATTTTGAAGATAATTGAGAAGCAAAAAGAGGTTGCAAAGCATTGTCTGGTTACTAGGTCTGACAAGTTTCAGTTTCAGGTTCAATGTAGCAATGGTAGTGCCTTGGTTGTCGATTTGGAATTCAAAACTTGTACATGTAGGAGGTTTCAACTATCTGGGCTTCCTTGTGGCCATGCACTAGCTACTATCTGGTTCATGGGAGGTAATGTCTTTGATTATGTCCACGAATTCTATAAAAAAGAATCATTGCAAAAAGCATATGAACAGAGTGTGCATCCTATGCCTAGTCCAGATATGTGGCCTCAGACAGGACTCAACCCAATTGATCCACCACCTGAGACGAAGCTACCTGGAAGACCTAAGAAAGCTAGGAGAAGGGAGACAGATGAACCTCCACCTGCTTTAAAGAAAGCTCGAAGAACTGGACAAGTTAAAACATGGAGCAATTGTCTGAAAACAGGCCACAGGAGAGAAACATGCAAATCTGCTAAGGTGGTTGAG AATCGTGTGGTCAAAAAGTGA